A window of Ignavibacteriales bacterium genomic DNA:
GCAAACAAAAAGGCACCTATTACTACTTCAACTTCAGTAGTTTGGTTTAAACCTCTATTCATCTGGTAATACTTATTAAAAAAACGTGATTTGGGAAATAACAAGTATAAGAACGAATTAGAAGTAACCACATTGTTTAATGTCGGAAAATCGTAAACTGAAAACTGAATTGAACCATCTGGATTTAATAACTTACATCCAACAGCTATATGGTCATCCTTTTCCTCAGCGAAGTTTAATACCTTCCTGATTGAATTTTCAAAAAAAACAGTGTCATTATTTAAAAATAAAATATATTTACCTCTCGATATTGCTAAAGCCTGATTATTTGCGGCCCCGAATCCTCTATTCAATTCATTTCGAATCAAAATAGTTTTCTCGAACTGGCTCAAAACCGTTCCAATGTCTCCAGCTGTCGAATTATTATCCACAATAATTAATTCGAATGATACATCTTTAGTAAATTCAAATAATGTCGAAAGACACTTCTCTAGAAGTTTAAAGTTGTTGTGATTCACAATTATTACAGAAACGTCTACACCTTTATGTAAATGCCTATCCATAAATTATTTAATAATCCCTTTTTCTAGTCTTTGATATGCTCGATAACCCCGCAAGGCATATTTAATTTTTTGAATTTTATTGTCCTCATAAAAAAGTATTTTAATCAAATGTTTAAAATAGTTCGAGTATTCTTTCATAAAAAATTCAGGATAATCTTTTTTAAATTCGTCGCGCAGGTAAAGCAAATTGCGGATTTTATAATACCACCTTACCGGTGCATGATTAAAAAAGTAAAATGTTCTTCCAAACAATTTTCTTCTCTCAAGGTTTCCTTCGTTATGAATAAGCCTGGCGTCATCAACTTTCATTACTTTATATCCCAGCTTGTTCAACCTGAAACCATATTCGATATCAACATAATCAATAAAAAAATCAGCTCTGAAATCACCAGCGTTTTGAAATATCTGAAGATTTAAAAGATTTCCTGATGTCTTTTGAAATAATGACTCGGCAAAATCTTCGTTAGTGTATTTTTCAGTTTCAAATCTATTTACAAAATATGGAGCAATAATGCCGATTAATTTTAATTCCTCATCATTAAAATTTTTCAGCATTTGATTTACCA
This region includes:
- a CDS encoding glycosyltransferase family 2 protein, with protein sequence MDRHLHKGVDVSVIIVNHNNFKLLEKCLSTLFEFTKDVSFELIIVDNNSTAGDIGTVLSQFEKTILIRNELNRGFGAANNQALAISRGKYILFLNNDTVFFENSIRKVLNFAEEKDDHIAVGCKLLNPDGSIQFSVYDFPTLNNVVTSNSFLYLLFPKSRFFNKYYQMNRGLNQTTEVEVVIGAFLFAARSELINIGGFDERFTFYNEETDLCYRYRKRGGNIYYLPDTAIIHLKGGTANNNLFRRYRNESVATIKYYQKHFKGVKFSLAVFAHYLGMLIRIPIFFLFALVRLDKRILIRAMSNLENLFYYPSNQFKNEMNRQELGILEKYPDAFSNGLSTGYQN
- a CDS encoding glycosyltransferase — translated: MLIAAAIILFNPDESFFKNLEAMEKQVSKIYLFDNSDNIANDFITDLINKSNIKYLSKGTNLGVGEALNICAHYAIEEGYDFLLTMDQDSFPTEGMVNQMLKNFNDEELKLIGIIAPYFVNRFETEKYTNEDFAESLFQKTSGNLLNLQIFQNAGDFRADFFIDYVDIEYGFRLNKLGYKVMKVDDARLIHNEGNLERRKLFGRTFYFFNHAPVRWYYKIRNLLYLRDEFKKDYPEFFMKEYSNYFKHLIKILFYEDNKIQKIKYALRGYRAYQRLEKGIIK